The proteins below are encoded in one region of Clostridium pasteurianum DSM 525 = ATCC 6013:
- a CDS encoding serine/threonine-protein kinase: protein MASYIDDQYRVLRPIQGGNMSNLYLCEDDNDNRVAVKMFDKCDNNDDDLQEKIFHREVESLEKVQHVNIVRIIDKGLDERLGKFYIVLEFINGKNFEDAFEDLCSYDYYPKLELMEQVLGAVEYLHKKNIVHRDLKPSNIMFNEENVVKIIDFGISKLTDTFYSEYTVGNFSTPKYRSPEQAQGKTATCQSDIYSLGLIFYEIFKGEKIKEKTILDISSLPEGIQNILAKMIKMETALRYDNISDIKRDISYAKSKIMQDKFLNIGLTNRVSGLLHQYAYIDRNELALAAVAIERDLLGKIYIRTYKSNYGDVAYWLLGKQYISICKIDNRNSKRFTIIGIKFINNADLAQRKENAYEIPYKVKISALSNRIISAGEVDANVLIEELMNYEVQQNSLRDENMRIKDIASKWQEILKLQRRKVEQEKSTVRYTRFTVNEKENCIEIELDKNVQEVEFTSDDMLTMTTKKNIFRLCNVGYMRECQNGKMIIDLDRNTYIGNIAESGEISINRRLVEIALGRQTKALKNVRFKEIVNPDISDIIFNPQKATSKGNILLSPKECQSSLIDKSKLVSLEKALSSDDLFLLQGPPGTGKTTFISELVCQILKRNSESKILIASQSHVAVDHSLTKVKELIPNIKMIRIGIKEKFSESVINYTLDAFCQEWTATVIAKCKEAIENYKNEIGLDESLQGKNSMILEIEQLTKTVESLIDELSEVEEEKSQIDILNGKWHYINDKISAMQKLVQVKSNSISGQELVSILDDFTENINGLNDRLGDIIEESVQLSEQKEELERRYQKINDDINSKSKNITDWKEVLGVSSQEEYEALKSDIKNSLKENQIKYNQFSKIEALCKEWIKRVQHGDGLLQESLVDATIVGATCLGIASLGTNVELNFDWVIVDEAGKATPPEILVPINLGKKIVLVGDHKQLPPVVDENLIKDPENSKFNLTKKDLETSLFEYLEQYLDESCKSILDEQYRMNPVIGELISQMFYDGKLISRTSKEEKSIPLKIFDHKSLIWLSTAQKSNNKEEILRSGQYYTYRNRCEANIIFDYLLKINDELDDLKINKEVAIIAGYRAQRDLLISIFESQYSSRLKKRMKIEINTVDAFQGRETDIVFYSVVRSNDEGNLGFLQDVRRLNVAFSRARELLIVVGNHQAVTKNISLYGQDNPFVGIAQYIYSNQEDCLVEEVK from the coding sequence ATGGCTAGTTATATTGATGATCAATATCGTGTACTCAGACCGATACAAGGCGGAAATATGTCCAATTTATATCTGTGCGAAGATGACAATGACAATAGAGTAGCAGTCAAAATGTTTGATAAATGTGATAATAATGATGACGATTTACAAGAAAAAATATTTCATCGTGAGGTGGAATCATTAGAGAAAGTACAACATGTAAATATCGTTAGAATTATTGACAAAGGATTAGATGAGAGATTAGGTAAATTTTATATTGTTTTAGAATTTATCAATGGAAAAAACTTTGAAGATGCATTTGAAGATTTATGTAGTTATGATTATTATCCAAAACTAGAACTGATGGAACAGGTACTTGGAGCCGTAGAATATCTACATAAAAAGAATATTGTTCATAGAGATTTAAAACCTTCAAACATAATGTTTAATGAAGAAAATGTGGTAAAAATTATTGATTTTGGTATCAGTAAACTTACAGACACTTTCTATAGTGAATATACAGTTGGTAATTTTTCAACACCAAAATATCGTTCACCAGAACAAGCCCAGGGAAAGACTGCTACTTGCCAAAGTGACATTTATTCACTTGGACTTATTTTCTATGAAATATTTAAAGGCGAAAAGATAAAAGAAAAGACAATCTTAGATATAAGTAGTTTGCCAGAAGGTATACAAAATATCCTTGCTAAAATGATTAAGATGGAAACTGCATTAAGATATGATAATATTTCAGATATTAAAAGAGATATTAGTTATGCTAAATCAAAAATTATGCAAGATAAATTTCTTAATATTGGATTAACAAATAGAGTTTCTGGACTATTACATCAATATGCATATATTGATAGAAATGAATTGGCTTTAGCAGCGGTAGCTATTGAAAGAGATTTATTAGGAAAAATTTATATTAGAACTTATAAATCAAACTATGGAGATGTTGCTTATTGGTTGCTGGGTAAACAATATATATCCATATGTAAAATTGACAATCGAAATAGCAAGAGGTTTACCATAATTGGCATAAAGTTTATTAACAATGCTGACTTGGCACAGAGAAAGGAAAATGCATATGAGATTCCTTATAAGGTAAAAATATCAGCATTAAGTAACAGAATTATATCCGCAGGAGAAGTTGATGCCAATGTTCTTATTGAAGAACTTATGAATTATGAAGTGCAGCAGAATTCTTTAAGGGATGAGAATATGCGTATTAAGGATATTGCTAGCAAATGGCAAGAAATTCTTAAACTACAAAGGAGAAAGGTTGAACAGGAAAAATCAACAGTACGGTACACCAGATTTACCGTGAATGAAAAAGAAAATTGTATTGAAATTGAATTAGATAAAAATGTGCAAGAAGTTGAATTTACATCTGATGATATGCTTACAATGACAACAAAGAAAAACATTTTTAGATTATGTAATGTCGGCTATATGCGTGAATGTCAAAATGGGAAGATGATTATTGATCTTGATAGAAATACATATATAGGGAATATTGCGGAATCTGGTGAAATTTCAATTAATAGGAGATTGGTTGAAATAGCATTGGGACGACAAACTAAGGCTCTTAAGAATGTAAGATTTAAAGAAATAGTAAATCCTGATATTAGCGATATCATCTTTAATCCCCAAAAAGCTACTTCAAAAGGAAATATATTATTAAGTCCTAAAGAATGTCAGTCGTCATTAATTGATAAATCTAAATTGGTAAGTCTTGAAAAGGCTCTATCATCAGATGATTTATTTTTATTACAAGGACCTCCAGGTACTGGTAAAACAACATTTATTAGTGAACTTGTGTGTCAAATTTTAAAAAGAAATTCAGAAAGTAAGATTCTTATTGCTTCACAATCACATGTAGCAGTAGATCATTCTTTAACAAAAGTTAAAGAGCTGATTCCAAATATCAAAATGATTCGTATTGGTATCAAAGAAAAATTCTCTGAAAGTGTTATTAATTATACATTGGATGCTTTTTGTCAAGAATGGACAGCAACGGTTATTGCAAAATGTAAGGAAGCAATTGAAAACTACAAGAATGAAATAGGTCTTGATGAATCGCTACAAGGAAAGAATAGCATGATATTAGAGATTGAACAATTGACAAAAACAGTTGAATCTCTTATTGATGAACTCTCAGAAGTTGAAGAGGAAAAGAGTCAGATTGATATATTAAACGGTAAATGGCATTATATTAATGATAAAATATCAGCTATGCAAAAATTAGTACAAGTTAAGAGTAATAGTATATCGGGACAGGAGTTAGTTAGTATTTTAGATGATTTCACAGAGAATATAAATGGATTAAATGATAGGCTGGGAGATATAATAGAAGAGTCTGTCCAATTATCAGAACAAAAAGAAGAATTAGAACGTAGATACCAGAAAATCAATGATGATATTAATTCAAAAAGTAAAAATATTACAGATTGGAAAGAAGTATTAGGGGTATCATCACAAGAAGAGTATGAAGCGTTAAAAAGTGATATTAAAAATTCGTTAAAAGAAAACCAAATTAAGTACAATCAGTTTTCTAAAATAGAAGCACTTTGCAAAGAATGGATTAAAAGAGTACAACATGGAGATGGACTGTTACAAGAAAGCTTAGTTGATGCTACTATCGTAGGAGCTACATGCCTTGGTATTGCTAGTTTAGGAACTAATGTTGAACTCAACTTCGATTGGGTAATTGTAGATGAAGCTGGTAAGGCTACACCACCAGAAATTCTTGTTCCTATCAATTTAGGAAAGAAAATAGTTCTTGTAGGAGATCATAAGCAGCTTCCTCCAGTTGTAGATGAAAATTTAATAAAAGATCCAGAAAATAGTAAATTTAATCTTACAAAGAAAGATTTAGAGACTAGCTTATTTGAATACCTTGAACAGTATTTAGATGAAAGTTGTAAGAGTATTCTTGATGAACAGTATAGAATGAATCCTGTAATTGGGGAACTTATTAGCCAAATGTTTTATGATGGTAAGCTTATTTCAAGAACATCTAAAGAGGAAAAATCCATTCCACTTAAAATTTTTGATCACAAGTCTTTAATATGGCTTTCAACAGCTCAAAAGAGCAATAATAAAGAAGAAATACTACGTTCTGGACAGTATTATACATACAGAAATAGATGTGAGGCTAATATTATTTTTGATTATTTATTGAAAATTAATGATGAGTTAGATGATTTGAAGATTAATAAGGAAGTAGCAATTATTGCAGGATATAGAGCACAGCGAGATTTGCTAATTAGCATTTTTGAGAGCCAATATTCATCTAGATTAAAGAAACGTATGAAAATTGAGATAAATACGGTAGATGCATTCCAAGGAAGAGAAACAGATATAGTTTTCTACAGTGTTGTCAGAAGTAATGATGAAGGTAACCTTGGATTTTTACAAGATGTGAGACGTTTAAACGTTGCTTTTTCAAGAGCAAGAGAGCTGCTTATTGTTGTAGGAAATCATCAAGCAGTAACTAAAAATATTAGCCTATATGGTCAAGACAACCCATTCGTTGGAATTGCGCAGTATATATATTCAAACCAAGAAGATTGCTTAGTGGAGGAGGTGAAATAA
- a CDS encoding nucleoside triphosphate pyrophosphohydrolase, with translation MKNYNKLVRDKIPQIIEASGKKFETRAASKEEQAELLEKKLQEEVNEFIEDKNLEELADVMEVLFGLAKNLGYSEEDLVKERLEKREERGGFDEGVVLERVWV, from the coding sequence ATGAAAAATTACAATAAACTAGTAAGAGATAAAATACCACAGATAATAGAAGCTTCAGGAAAAAAATTTGAAACACGAGCAGCCTCAAAGGAAGAACAAGCAGAGCTGCTAGAGAAAAAGCTTCAAGAGGAAGTTAATGAATTCATAGAAGATAAAAATCTAGAAGAGCTTGCAGATGTAATGGAGGTACTTTTTGGATTGGCTAAAAATTTGGGCTATAGTGAGGAAGATTTAGTTAAGGAGAGATTGGAGAAGAGAGAGGAAAGAGGCGGATTTGATGAGGGGGTCGTTTTGGAGAGGGTTTGGGTGTGA
- a CDS encoding DEAD/DEAH box helicase family protein: MGIKNEQLNEIAVDNLAIKEIESNKTNCITGDKDYLLDRLNEALNKAKRVDIIVAFLMESGVRLLEKDLKALADRNVPIRILTGKYLNITQPQALYLLKSIFGDKVDLRFYNIESRSFHPKAYMFEYEEDGDIFIGSSNISRSALTSGIEWNYRISKEDNNDDFNHYKAVFEDLFLNHADIIDEERMRKYSNEWKRPKLLVDVEKQEELIEKQEENKVLPIISPKGAQIEALYELNNSRIEGFDRGIVVAATGIGKTYLAAFDSKNFKRVLFVAHREEILTQAEASFKRVRGNISTGYFSGNRRNTNCDVVFATVQTLGQAKNLNNETFPRDYFDYIVIDEFHHAAAGNYQNIINYFKPKFLLGLTATPERMDNEDVFALCEDNVVYEVRLKQAINKGWLVPFRYYGIYDDTQYENIEYKNGKYNDKQLEEALMINKRRELILRHYNKYKSARALGFCSSRKHAEAMAEYFNKNGVSSCAAYSGEAGEYCTDRKEAVEMLKNGKIKVIFSVDMFNEGLDVPQMDLVMFLRPTQSPTVFLQQLGRGLRKYKDKKYLNVLDFIGNYKKANLIPFFLTGDPKNVVNRTKKGDIPEEEEYPDDCIVDFQLDIIEIFKRQAKANENIKDLVKEEYYRIKEDLKHRPSRLEMFTYIDDYVYNNIRNKGNLNIFNNYIKFLKDMGELNEEENKLIETKAFEFINAMEKTGMSKTYKMPLLLAFYNNGEMKLELNDEDIYDSFKTFYKKGSNAIDLLRDKSGKNFRNWTKKDYLKKAENPQNAFMNTAKDFFYKDNEYYCLTEDLKLYVNNEVFLKHFKDVIDFRTRKFYKERLEKKYEKLQ; this comes from the coding sequence ATGGGTATTAAAAATGAACAATTAAATGAAATAGCTGTAGATAATTTAGCTATCAAAGAAATAGAAAGTAATAAGACTAATTGTATAACAGGGGATAAAGATTACCTGCTAGACAGATTAAATGAAGCTTTAAATAAGGCAAAAAGAGTAGATATAATAGTTGCATTTCTTATGGAGTCAGGGGTAAGGCTTTTGGAGAAGGATTTAAAAGCTTTGGCAGATAGAAATGTTCCCATAAGAATACTTACTGGCAAATATCTCAACATAACACAACCTCAGGCTCTATATCTGTTAAAGAGTATATTTGGAGATAAAGTGGATTTGAGATTTTATAATATTGAGAGTAGATCCTTTCACCCAAAGGCATATATGTTTGAATATGAAGAAGATGGAGATATATTTATAGGATCCTCTAATATTTCTAGATCTGCACTAACTAGTGGAATAGAGTGGAATTACAGAATTTCTAAAGAGGATAATAATGATGATTTCAATCACTATAAAGCTGTGTTTGAAGATCTATTTTTAAATCATGCAGATATTATAGATGAAGAAAGGATGAGGAAATACTCTAATGAATGGAAAAGACCAAAATTATTAGTGGATGTAGAAAAACAGGAAGAACTTATAGAAAAGCAAGAAGAAAATAAAGTTTTACCAATAATATCACCAAAGGGAGCACAAATTGAAGCATTATATGAACTGAACAATTCTAGAATAGAAGGCTTTGACAGGGGTATAGTTGTAGCTGCCACCGGCATAGGAAAGACTTATTTAGCAGCTTTTGATTCTAAAAACTTTAAGAGAGTATTATTTGTGGCTCATAGAGAAGAAATACTTACTCAAGCTGAAGCTTCTTTTAAAAGAGTAAGAGGAAATATCAGTACTGGATATTTTAGTGGAAATAGAAGGAACACAAATTGTGATGTGGTATTTGCTACAGTGCAGACTTTAGGGCAAGCTAAAAACTTGAATAATGAAACTTTTCCTCGGGATTATTTTGACTATATAGTAATTGATGAATTTCATCATGCTGCAGCGGGAAACTATCAAAACATTATAAATTATTTTAAGCCTAAATTTCTTTTAGGACTCACTGCTACCCCAGAGAGAATGGATAATGAAGATGTATTTGCTCTATGTGAAGATAATGTAGTATATGAGGTTAGGCTTAAACAGGCTATAAATAAAGGATGGCTTGTACCTTTTAGATATTATGGTATTTACGATGATACGCAATATGAGAACATAGAATATAAAAATGGTAAATACAATGATAAGCAATTAGAAGAAGCCTTGATGATTAATAAAAGAAGAGAATTGATTTTAAGGCATTATAATAAATATAAGTCTGCAAGAGCATTAGGCTTCTGTTCCTCAAGAAAGCATGCAGAAGCAATGGCAGAATATTTTAATAAAAATGGAGTAAGTTCTTGTGCAGCTTATAGTGGAGAAGCAGGAGAATACTGCACAGATAGAAAAGAAGCAGTGGAGATGCTTAAGAATGGGAAAATAAAAGTTATATTTTCCGTGGATATGTTTAATGAAGGATTAGATGTACCCCAGATGGATTTAGTAATGTTTTTAAGACCCACACAATCACCTACAGTATTCTTGCAGCAATTAGGAAGAGGACTTAGAAAATATAAAGATAAAAAATACTTAAATGTTCTGGATTTTATAGGAAATTATAAAAAGGCAAATTTGATACCGTTTTTCTTAACAGGAGATCCTAAAAATGTTGTAAATAGAACTAAAAAAGGAGACATCCCAGAGGAAGAAGAGTATCCTGATGACTGCATAGTTGATTTTCAGCTTGATATTATAGAGATATTTAAAAGGCAAGCAAAAGCAAATGAGAATATAAAAGATCTAGTTAAAGAAGAATATTACAGAATAAAAGAAGATTTAAAGCACAGACCCTCAAGACTTGAGATGTTTACTTATATAGATGATTATGTATACAACAATATAAGAAATAAAGGGAATTTAAACATATTCAATAATTACATAAAATTTTTGAAGGATATGGGTGAACTCAATGAAGAAGAAAATAAACTTATTGAAACAAAGGCTTTTGAGTTTATAAATGCTATGGAGAAGACAGGCATGAGCAAAACCTATAAAATGCCGCTGTTATTAGCTTTTTATAATAATGGAGAAATGAAACTAGAGTTAAATGATGAGGATATTTATGATAGTTTTAAGACCTTCTATAAAAAAGGATCAAATGCCATAGATTTATTGAGAGATAAATCAGGTAAGAATTTTAGAAATTGGACTAAAAAGGATTATCTAAAAAAAGCAGAAAATCCTCAGAACGCCTTTATGAATACAGCTAAAGATTTTTTCTATAAGGATAATGAATATTATTGTTTAACAGAAGACTTGAAACTCTATGTAAATAATGAAGTATTCTTAAAACACTTTAAAGATGTAATAGATTTTAGAACAAGAAAATTTTATAAGGAAAGATTGGAGAAAAAATATGAAAAATTACAATAA
- a CDS encoding HIT family protein, with protein MMNCIFCEYSKNEYIAENELVFAIYDKFPVNKGHVLIIPKRHFESFFEATVEEVKAIYSLMNEVKTIIDKQLKPSGYNVGVNVGYDAGQTVMHLHVHLIPRYEGDVENPKGGIRNIKEALVRYDG; from the coding sequence ATTATGAATTGTATATTCTGTGAATATTCAAAGAATGAGTATATAGCAGAAAATGAACTGGTTTTTGCTATATATGATAAATTTCCAGTGAATAAAGGACATGTTCTAATAATACCTAAAAGACATTTTGAAAGTTTCTTTGAAGCCACAGTAGAAGAGGTTAAAGCTATATATTCTTTAATGAATGAGGTAAAGACAATTATAGATAAGCAGCTAAAGCCGTCAGGATATAATGTTGGAGTAAATGTAGGATATGATGCAGGACAGACAGTTATGCATTTACATGTTCACTTAATTCCAAGATATGAGGGTGATGTGGAAAATCCAAAGGGTGGTATAAGGAATATTAAAGAGGCATTGGTTAGATATGATGGATAA
- a CDS encoding 3'-5' exonuclease has product MAKIIPESISSLETATAGEKRVFKILQNNLPEDYIVWYDIRVNERYPDFIVLGPDLGIVVLEVKDWSLNYIESGNSNTYTLSTLGTKANPLRQAREYILNIVNELKKDKALLQTGVYKNNLSFTFGYGVVFTKISRKSFLDSPFANTIDDKAVIYQDDLKELEENISGEKLIDILQNMIPAKFKFSRISEASMDRIRGNLFKEVKLSTDNDAIFKVMNLNQETYAKSLGYGHRVIRGVAGSGKTVILICRARYLADIHKDWHILVLCYNKTLASFLRNSIIENNIQNVEVSHFHGWINDVFKSLGLKSGIYKDKDINENIAKISQDMLGNIKKYDAIFIDEGQDLEKEWLEFIVKTLRNPEHSHLMLASDGAQNLYNRNYTLKSVGIKAAGRTTIMRENYRNTKEILDFAYTFLTDGMFQEKLDEEDNNFTIKPDTSLRRGDYPELISCNDFQDEANKIVEEIIGLKQSGVDYSEICVAYVHKSCKGTNYLEILESTFSSKNIPYFIMSKSGNTKSKFRMDMGKVNISTIHSVKGLDFKYVYICGINNRLLDSINESKKLLYVGMTRARDVLKVTYSENNVIIEDLLKAQINSNREYKNAYKVEDMVAAAKEEIAKEEKSEGGFMGRVRKLFGM; this is encoded by the coding sequence ATGGCAAAAATTATACCTGAAAGCATAAGTAGTTTGGAAACTGCTACTGCAGGAGAAAAGAGAGTATTTAAGATATTACAAAATAATCTTCCAGAAGATTATATAGTTTGGTACGATATAAGAGTTAATGAAAGATATCCAGATTTTATAGTTTTAGGTCCAGATTTAGGAATTGTGGTGTTGGAAGTAAAGGATTGGTCATTAAATTACATTGAAAGTGGAAATTCTAATACATATACATTAAGTACACTGGGTACAAAGGCAAATCCATTAAGACAAGCGAGAGAATACATATTAAATATAGTAAATGAATTAAAAAAGGATAAAGCTCTGCTGCAGACGGGAGTATATAAAAATAATTTATCCTTTACCTTTGGATATGGAGTAGTATTTACGAAAATAAGCAGAAAAAGTTTTTTAGACAGTCCCTTTGCTAACACTATAGATGATAAGGCTGTAATATATCAAGATGATTTAAAGGAATTGGAAGAGAATATCAGTGGTGAAAAGCTTATAGATATACTTCAAAATATGATACCGGCTAAATTTAAATTTAGCAGAATATCTGAAGCCAGCATGGACAGAATAAGAGGAAATTTATTTAAAGAGGTAAAACTATCCACAGATAATGATGCTATTTTCAAGGTAATGAATCTGAATCAGGAAACCTATGCTAAAAGTTTAGGCTATGGTCATAGGGTCATAAGAGGAGTAGCCGGCAGCGGAAAGACGGTTATATTGATATGCAGAGCAAGATACTTAGCAGATATCCACAAAGACTGGCACATATTAGTACTTTGCTATAATAAAACTCTTGCAAGTTTTTTAAGAAACTCTATTATAGAAAATAATATACAAAATGTAGAGGTCAGTCATTTTCATGGATGGATAAATGATGTGTTTAAATCTTTGGGGCTAAAGAGCGGGATCTATAAGGATAAAGATATAAATGAAAATATAGCTAAAATATCACAGGATATGCTGGGAAATATAAAGAAATACGATGCCATTTTTATAGATGAGGGACAAGATCTGGAAAAAGAATGGTTGGAATTTATAGTTAAAACCCTTAGAAATCCTGAACACAGTCATCTGATGCTGGCTTCAGATGGAGCACAAAATCTTTATAACAGGAATTACACACTTAAATCTGTAGGTATAAAAGCAGCAGGAAGAACTACTATAATGCGTGAAAATTATAGAAATACTAAGGAGATATTGGATTTTGCCTATACTTTTTTAACTGATGGAATGTTTCAGGAAAAGCTAGACGAAGAAGACAATAATTTCACCATTAAGCCAGACACAAGTCTTAGAAGAGGAGATTATCCAGAACTTATAAGCTGCAATGATTTTCAGGATGAAGCCAATAAAATAGTAGAAGAAATTATAGGACTAAAACAATCTGGTGTAGATTATAGTGAAATTTGTGTAGCCTACGTACATAAAAGCTGTAAAGGCACAAATTACTTGGAGATATTAGAAAGCACTTTTTCCAGTAAAAATATACCCTATTTTATTATGAGTAAAAGTGGAAATACCAAATCAAAGTTTAGAATGGATATGGGAAAAGTGAATATTTCAACTATTCACAGTGTGAAAGGCTTGGACTTTAAATATGTGTATATCTGCGGCATTAACAATAGATTATTAGATAGTATCAATGAATCAAAGAAGCTTCTCTATGTGGGAATGACTAGAGCAAGAGATGTTCTTAAGGTTACTTATAGTGAGAATAATGTAATTATAGAAGATTTGCTAAAAGCCCAAATAAACAGCAACAGAGAATATAAAAATGCTTATAAGGTAGAAGACATGGTGGCTGCTGCAAAGGAGGAAATTGCTAAAGAAGAGAAAAGTGAAGGCGGATTTATGGGTAGGGTAAGGAAATTGTTTGGGATGTAG